From one Gemmatimonadota bacterium genomic stretch:
- a CDS encoding prolyl oligopeptidase family serine peptidase gives MNRISTLGLLAALTVPCSIVAQGRETDTLSISSPLARVAYLTQLDRLDDTRSDDARCSAAASLNAFVLLGGSVDSVARLFGLPLDRTIGTAHRVQERLYLHADVDGVAGVIGSTKPVIDATGAIVASRRSAGDEFHRVLDVLGLRAEPLFGATMATVAARERAVTDYMRRTANPVFIVGADADLSRGARPSRAPTAGSANHYIVIARVDGVWQKVDSWYRAGQQTVSRLTEAEVRGFLHQTPVTPWGVVRDANIALRLPTPGYDGPPEGRDLMSAAKRATVAASSAATPLVPLDLFRLETVNEPQLSPDGTRVVYVRQSFDIMRDRKVTQLWLVNADGSMHRRLTAGDGNERAPRWTPSGDAVIYLSSVDGTTQMYRRDVASEQTVRLAKLPSTPEWFTISPDGSQIAFAMLVATPPRVPAGMPTAPAGATWAPSAIAATDVRYRSDGAGLLPSGRTELFVVPATGGTARKVTAGGVLQYGRAYGATPGIWTPDGAALIVTANGNPSPDLTSRSSDLFEVRVADGDVKPVFRRRGTNRSPAISPDGKWLAFVSVADSGHAWTQPRLWLVPRTGDAKPKLLSAGFDAAIDSPAWLPDGNGLLFLADREGRAGLWRIALDGTTTLAADSLASDLDAYGGGQAFSMSRSGALAMTRGSPTVPGDVWFATTAGTLTKQLTAVNDDVFADRRAGQVSSFWAKSSKDGQRFQSWIITPPGYTPGKKYPTILEIHGGPFAAYGDRFDIEKQWMAAQGYVVLYVNPRGSTSYGEAFARLIDKTYPGDDADDLLTAVDSVVARGLADPAQLYVTGGSGGGLLTAWLTARTTRFRAAAVLYPVIDWTSEVLTADNGSHFQGHWLRGAPWENPTHYWAQSPLSRVASVQTPTLVMGGDGDYRTPFGQSEEWFTALRLRGVPTELVRIPGESHGARDRPSHHIAKVAYITDWFTRHRDTPCCALPAAENTAALTAFADSAARGDFGYVDAVHVVRNGVPLISRTFPRSYEGVYAMKKPPGVFNYQDPNWHPFYQGRTLHTLQSVSKSIVSLVYGVAIARKDIATIDQPIAQFIPAHAAAFRDSVRRKITIRHLLTMTSGISWPEGGGYGSDDDITQRMENSSDWVSLVLAQPMETEPGTKYHYNDGAAALLAEVFRGATGVDLQVYAERHLFAPLGITRFHWKRSSGGLTDSEGGLYLEPADLAKLGQLMLDQGMWNGTRLVSAEWVAESVRGQQPVKPGQPPARVNYGLMWWTVGPGVLQDSGAYFGWGYGGQYVFVFPKTRTVAVLNQWMFQGQEIQPIAFARRIERAISTMP, from the coding sequence ATGAACCGAATCTCCACGCTGGGATTGCTCGCCGCACTCACGGTGCCATGCAGCATCGTCGCGCAAGGTCGTGAGACCGACACGCTCAGCATATCTTCGCCGCTTGCGCGCGTCGCGTACCTCACGCAGCTCGATCGCCTCGACGACACACGCAGTGATGATGCACGCTGCAGCGCCGCCGCATCGCTGAACGCCTTCGTGTTGCTCGGTGGCAGCGTCGATTCGGTCGCACGCCTCTTCGGGTTGCCACTCGATCGTACGATCGGCACCGCACACCGCGTGCAGGAACGACTCTACCTGCACGCCGATGTGGACGGAGTGGCCGGTGTCATTGGATCGACCAAACCGGTGATCGACGCGACCGGAGCCATCGTCGCATCACGACGCTCTGCAGGCGACGAGTTCCATCGCGTGCTCGACGTACTCGGCCTGCGTGCCGAGCCACTCTTTGGCGCCACGATGGCCACGGTTGCTGCCAGGGAGCGCGCGGTCACCGACTATATGCGTCGCACTGCGAACCCGGTGTTCATCGTTGGTGCCGATGCCGACCTCAGTCGCGGCGCACGCCCGAGCCGTGCGCCCACGGCAGGATCGGCCAATCACTACATCGTCATTGCCCGCGTCGACGGCGTCTGGCAGAAGGTGGATAGCTGGTACCGGGCCGGCCAGCAGACCGTCTCGCGCCTGACCGAGGCCGAGGTGCGTGGCTTCCTGCACCAGACGCCCGTCACGCCGTGGGGCGTGGTCCGCGACGCGAATATCGCGCTCCGACTGCCGACACCCGGATACGATGGTCCGCCAGAAGGCCGCGATCTGATGAGTGCTGCCAAACGCGCGACAGTGGCCGCGAGCAGCGCCGCGACGCCGCTCGTGCCACTCGATCTCTTCCGGCTCGAGACGGTGAACGAACCGCAGCTCTCGCCGGATGGCACGCGCGTGGTGTACGTGCGTCAGAGCTTCGACATCATGCGCGACCGCAAGGTGACGCAGCTCTGGCTGGTGAACGCCGACGGATCGATGCATCGGCGGCTGACGGCCGGCGACGGCAACGAACGTGCGCCACGGTGGACCCCGTCGGGTGATGCGGTCATCTATCTGTCGAGCGTGGATGGCACGACGCAGATGTATCGTCGTGATGTGGCGAGTGAACAGACCGTTCGCCTTGCGAAGCTGCCATCCACGCCGGAATGGTTCACGATCTCACCCGACGGATCACAGATCGCATTTGCGATGCTCGTCGCCACACCACCTCGCGTTCCCGCGGGGATGCCGACTGCGCCCGCCGGTGCGACCTGGGCACCATCCGCGATCGCGGCCACTGACGTTCGCTATCGCAGCGATGGCGCCGGCCTGCTGCCCAGCGGTCGCACCGAATTGTTCGTCGTGCCAGCCACGGGGGGAACGGCACGCAAGGTCACCGCTGGTGGCGTGCTGCAGTACGGGCGTGCGTACGGTGCGACCCCGGGTATCTGGACGCCCGATGGTGCGGCGCTCATCGTTACCGCCAACGGGAACCCGTCGCCCGATCTCACATCGCGTTCGTCAGACCTGTTCGAAGTGCGCGTCGCCGATGGCGACGTGAAGCCGGTATTCCGTCGCCGCGGGACGAATCGTTCGCCGGCGATTTCACCCGACGGCAAGTGGCTCGCCTTCGTCAGCGTCGCGGACTCCGGGCACGCCTGGACACAGCCGCGACTCTGGCTGGTCCCACGCACTGGTGATGCAAAACCGAAACTGCTCTCGGCTGGCTTCGACGCTGCGATCGACAGTCCAGCGTGGCTTCCCGACGGCAACGGTCTGTTGTTCCTGGCCGATCGCGAAGGACGGGCCGGTCTCTGGCGTATCGCGCTCGATGGCACCACAACGTTGGCGGCCGACTCACTCGCCAGCGATCTCGACGCGTACGGCGGCGGTCAGGCATTCTCGATGAGTCGCAGTGGTGCGCTGGCAATGACGCGCGGATCGCCAACCGTACCGGGTGATGTCTGGTTCGCGACGACTGCTGGCACTCTCACGAAGCAGCTCACGGCCGTCAACGACGATGTGTTCGCTGATCGGCGGGCGGGGCAGGTCTCGTCGTTCTGGGCGAAGTCCTCGAAGGATGGCCAGCGCTTCCAGTCGTGGATCATCACGCCGCCGGGCTACACGCCGGGCAAGAAGTATCCGACGATCCTCGAGATTCACGGCGGTCCGTTCGCCGCGTATGGTGATCGCTTCGACATCGAGAAGCAGTGGATGGCCGCGCAAGGCTACGTCGTGCTGTATGTGAATCCTCGCGGGTCGACAAGCTATGGCGAAGCATTCGCACGATTGATCGACAAGACCTATCCCGGTGACGATGCCGATGACCTCCTGACCGCGGTCGATTCCGTCGTGGCACGAGGCCTGGCTGATCCCGCGCAGCTCTACGTCACCGGTGGCAGTGGTGGCGGACTCCTGACCGCGTGGCTCACGGCGCGCACCACGCGTTTCCGCGCGGCGGCGGTGCTCTACCCCGTCATCGACTGGACCAGTGAAGTGCTCACGGCCGACAACGGCTCGCACTTTCAGGGACACTGGCTGCGCGGCGCGCCGTGGGAGAATCCCACGCACTACTGGGCGCAGTCGCCGTTGTCGCGCGTGGCCAGTGTGCAGACGCCGACGCTCGTGATGGGTGGCGACGGCGACTACCGCACGCCGTTCGGGCAATCCGAGGAGTGGTTCACCGCGTTGCGTCTGCGCGGTGTGCCGACGGAGCTGGTGCGCATTCCCGGAGAATCACACGGCGCGCGTGACCGGCCCAGCCACCACATCGCGAAGGTGGCGTACATCACCGACTGGTTCACGCGCCATCGCGACACGCCATGCTGCGCCTTACCAGCGGCTGAAAACACCGCCGCGCTGACCGCCTTCGCCGACTCCGCCGCGCGCGGCGACTTCGGCTACGTGGACGCGGTGCACGTGGTGCGCAACGGAGTGCCGCTGATTTCGCGCACCTTTCCTCGCAGTTACGAGGGGGTGTATGCGATGAAGAAGCCGCCCGGTGTGTTCAACTATCAGGACCCGAACTGGCATCCCTTCTATCAGGGTCGCACGCTCCACACGCTGCAGTCGGTGAGCAAGAGCATCGTGTCGCTGGTCTACGGTGTCGCGATCGCCCGCAAGGACATCGCGACCATCGATCAGCCGATCGCGCAATTCATCCCGGCGCATGCAGCGGCGTTCCGTGACTCGGTGCGCCGTAAGATCACGATCCGGCACCTGCTGACGATGACGTCCGGCATCAGCTGGCCCGAGGGAGGTGGCTACGGCAGTGATGACGACATCACGCAGCGCATGGAGAACAGCAGTGACTGGGTGTCATTGGTCCTCGCCCAGCCGATGGAGACCGAGCCAGGCACGAAGTACCACTACAACGATGGTGCGGCGGCGCTGCTGGCCGAGGTGTTCCGCGGTGCCACGGGTGTGGACCTGCAGGTGTACGCCGAGCGGCATCTCTTTGCACCACTCGGCATCACGCGCTTTCACTGGAAGCGATCATCGGGCGGCCTGACCGATTCCGAGGGTGGCCTGTATCTCGAGCCCGCGGATCTGGCGAAGCTCGGCCAGCTGATGCTCGATCAGGGCATGTGGAATGGCACCCGGCTGGTGAGTGCGGAGTGGGTGGCGGAGTCGGTGCGCGGCCAGCAGCCGGTGAAGCCCGGGCAGCCACCGGCCCGGGTCAACTACGGGTTGATGTGGTGGACCGTCGGTCCGGGCGTGCTGCAGGATTCCGGAGCGTACTTCGGGTGGGGTTATGGCGGGCAGTATGTGTTTGTGTTTCCGAAGACGCGTACGGTGGCGGTGCTGAACCAGTGGATGTTCCAGGGGCAGGAGATTCAGCCGATCGCGTTTGCGCGGCGGATTGAGCGTGCGATTTCGACGATGCCGTGA
- a CDS encoding alpha/beta fold hydrolase encodes MWHRLWPLLAPHFTLVAPDLRGYGDSGKPAGSADHATYSKRVMAADLVALMESLGHHRFLVVAHDRGARVAHRLAMDDPARVRAMVLLDIAPTLAMYEQASDAFARAYWHWFFLIQPAPLPEALIGTNGALYVRSILGGRHAGLGPFPADVLAEYERCASDPATIHAICEDYRASASIDLMHDRDDRTAGRRLRVPLRVLWGQHGVVARCFDVLHEWRRVAEAVDGRALDCGHYLAEEAPDALCSDILPFLTTYAH; translated from the coding sequence ATGTGGCATCGCCTCTGGCCGTTGCTGGCGCCGCATTTCACGCTGGTTGCGCCTGATCTGCGTGGGTACGGCGACTCCGGCAAACCCGCCGGCTCTGCCGATCACGCGACCTACAGCAAGCGCGTCATGGCCGCCGACCTCGTCGCACTCATGGAATCGCTCGGCCACCATCGGTTTCTTGTGGTCGCGCACGATCGAGGCGCGCGCGTGGCGCACCGCCTCGCGATGGACGATCCGGCGCGCGTGCGTGCGATGGTTCTGCTCGACATCGCGCCGACGCTGGCGATGTACGAACAGGCGAGCGACGCCTTCGCTCGCGCATACTGGCACTGGTTTTTTCTCATTCAGCCGGCTCCGTTGCCTGAAGCGCTGATCGGTACGAACGGGGCGCTCTATGTACGCAGCATCCTGGGCGGTCGTCACGCCGGTCTCGGCCCATTTCCCGCCGACGTGCTCGCAGAATACGAACGGTGCGCGAGCGACCCGGCCACGATCCACGCGATCTGCGAAGACTATCGTGCGTCCGCCAGCATCGACCTCATGCACGACCGTGATGACCGCACGGCTGGTCGTCGGCTGCGCGTGCCTCTCAGGGTCCTCTGGGGGCAGCACGGCGTCGTGGCCCGGTGCTTCGATGTGCTGCACGAGTGGCGACGCGTGGCTGAAGCGGTTGATGGACGCGCACTCGATTGCGGCCACTATCTGGCGGAAGAAGCACCCGACGCGCTCTGCTCCGACATCCTGCCATTCCTGACGACCTACGCGCACTGA
- a CDS encoding anion permease — protein MSRLRIALPLLAGLGLALLSPPDGLAPHAWRYFAVFVTVILALITEPLPAAAVGWIGVTFVAVTGVLFSPAQHADPAFKAPAEAIKCALAGFSNATVWLIFGAFVFSLGYEKTGLGRRIALLLVRKLGGRTLGLGYAITLADLVLAPFTPSNTARSAGAVYPIIRNIPALYGAGPDESPRKIGAYLMWVAFASTCVTSAMFVTALAPNLLLVNIVRDRVGIGITWTQWCLGFLPIGVPLLAALPWLIFRLFPPEITSSEEVPAWAARELVAMGRVTRAERIMAGLVGLALVLWIFAGRWIDPTTTALAVIALLLITRTITWDDLVAHKPAWNILAWFATLVALADGLSRVGFISWFGQRAATVLSGYPPTFVMLMLVVVFFLIHYLFASLTAHTTALLPVVLAAGAAVPDLPMQPFVMLLGYSLGLMGVLTPYATGPAPVYYACGFLDRRDFWRLGLVFGAIFLAALLALGAWMLVMM, from the coding sequence GTGAGCCGGTTGCGGATCGCGCTTCCGCTGCTCGCCGGACTCGGGCTGGCGCTTCTGTCGCCACCCGACGGACTCGCGCCGCACGCATGGCGCTACTTCGCGGTCTTCGTCACGGTGATCCTGGCGCTCATCACCGAGCCATTGCCCGCCGCCGCAGTCGGATGGATCGGCGTGACGTTCGTGGCCGTCACCGGCGTCCTGTTTTCGCCGGCGCAGCATGCGGATCCTGCGTTCAAGGCACCGGCAGAAGCCATCAAGTGCGCGCTGGCCGGTTTCTCCAACGCCACCGTCTGGCTGATCTTCGGCGCGTTCGTCTTTTCACTCGGCTACGAGAAAACGGGACTCGGCCGCCGCATTGCGCTGTTGCTCGTCAGAAAGCTTGGTGGGCGCACGCTCGGCCTCGGGTACGCGATCACACTCGCGGATCTGGTCCTCGCACCGTTCACGCCGTCCAACACGGCTCGCAGCGCGGGTGCCGTCTATCCGATCATCAGGAACATTCCGGCGCTCTACGGTGCGGGCCCTGACGAATCGCCGCGCAAGATCGGCGCATACCTGATGTGGGTGGCCTTCGCCAGCACCTGCGTGACGAGTGCCATGTTCGTCACCGCGCTCGCACCGAACCTGCTGCTCGTCAACATCGTTCGGGATCGGGTCGGGATCGGGATCACGTGGACGCAATGGTGCCTCGGATTTCTCCCGATTGGAGTTCCGCTGCTGGCGGCACTGCCCTGGCTCATCTTCCGGCTGTTTCCACCGGAGATCACGTCGAGCGAGGAGGTCCCCGCGTGGGCAGCCCGCGAACTGGTTGCGATGGGGCGCGTGACGCGTGCTGAGCGAATCATGGCGGGCCTGGTCGGTCTGGCGCTCGTGTTGTGGATCTTCGCCGGTCGCTGGATCGACCCCACAACGACCGCGCTTGCAGTGATCGCGCTGCTCCTGATCACTCGCACGATCACGTGGGATGATCTGGTCGCGCACAAGCCCGCGTGGAACATCCTCGCCTGGTTCGCCACGCTGGTGGCGCTCGCGGACGGCCTCAGTCGGGTGGGTTTCATCAGCTGGTTCGGGCAGCGTGCGGCCACGGTGCTGTCCGGGTATCCGCCGACCTTCGTGATGTTGATGCTCGTCGTGGTGTTCTTCCTGATCCACTATCTCTTTGCCAGTCTCACCGCGCACACGACCGCGCTGCTGCCCGTCGTCCTGGCCGCCGGTGCAGCCGTGCCGGATCTGCCGATGCAGCCGTTCGTGATGCTGCTTGGCTACTCGCTCGGATTGATGGGTGTGCTGACGCCATATGCCACCGGACCAGCGCCGGTGTACTACGCCTGCGGATTTCTCGATCGTCGCGACTTCTGGCGCCTTGGGCTGGTGTTCGGCGCGATCTTCCTCGCCGCGTTGCTGGCGCTTGGAGCGTGGATGCTGGTGATGATGTGA
- a CDS encoding DNA translocase FtsK, which translates to MSSLSEFGVKVIRPAGEIPYQEGPAFVEYAVSPAYGVSVSRVEAQLDNLKLRLKLPADAFIGCSTHLGKILLTVPKADAERYFVDAVHMWSRWRRGSGKFAIPLGEDVAGNIVQIDLASSNSPHLLIAGVTGSGKSEALLTILHGAARYYDSDELELHLVDPKQTELTSLAKLPHSGGRIGWTSEDAIELLEGAVSEMDRRYEQFRRAGPLVRSVEDYRATGETIARWIIVLDEYADLVSDDGDRKKIEKCLQRLSQKARAAGIHVIVSTQKPVVQVVNTVVKGNLPGRIALRVNTGTESRVVLDEGGAELLVGKGDAIVKVGSAKLRVQFARYEL; encoded by the coding sequence TTGTCTTCGCTGAGTGAGTTCGGTGTAAAGGTTATTCGGCCCGCAGGTGAGATTCCCTATCAGGAAGGTCCGGCGTTTGTCGAGTACGCAGTGTCGCCCGCATACGGTGTGTCGGTTAGTAGGGTTGAGGCACAGCTCGACAACCTCAAGCTTCGCCTCAAGCTTCCAGCGGACGCGTTTATCGGATGCTCGACGCACTTGGGAAAGATTCTCCTTACTGTCCCGAAGGCTGACGCGGAGCGCTACTTCGTCGATGCGGTGCACATGTGGTCAAGATGGCGGCGAGGCAGTGGAAAGTTTGCGATCCCGCTCGGCGAGGACGTAGCCGGTAACATCGTCCAGATCGATCTTGCGAGCTCCAATTCACCACACTTGCTAATCGCCGGCGTGACCGGGAGTGGGAAGTCTGAGGCTCTGCTGACGATTCTCCACGGCGCCGCTCGCTACTATGACTCGGATGAGCTGGAGCTTCATCTTGTCGATCCAAAACAAACAGAACTGACGAGTCTTGCAAAACTTCCGCATTCCGGTGGTCGGATAGGATGGACCAGCGAAGACGCGATTGAGCTACTCGAAGGGGCTGTCTCCGAAATGGATCGACGGTACGAGCAATTTCGGCGTGCCGGCCCATTGGTCCGGAGTGTCGAGGACTATCGAGCGACAGGCGAAACGATCGCACGATGGATTATCGTTCTTGATGAGTACGCGGATCTTGTCAGCGACGATGGTGATCGAAAGAAGATCGAGAAGTGCCTACAGCGTCTCTCGCAGAAGGCCCGTGCGGCCGGCATTCACGTCATTGTTTCGACACAGAAGCCAGTCGTTCAGGTTGTGAATACCGTGGTCAAGGGGAATCTGCCCGGTAGGATTGCGCTGCGCGTCAACACGGGCACAGAAAGTCGTGTTGTATTGGACGAGGGAGGTGCAGAGTTGCTTGTGGGAAAGGGTGATGCGATTGTCAAGGTGGGAAGCGCGAAACTCCGTGTCCAGTTTGCGCGGTACGAACTTTAG
- a CDS encoding transposase, producing MERLTYDRAAHAVTYRSDKSEGPTAGTETVDPLEFLARVLVHIPDKGHVTTRYYGWYANRPRGMRLKATPAAAGPPAIAPAPRLAPTEVARRWALLLQQIFEVDPLACPTCRGAMRVVAFITQSSVIDQILTHLRTRAVPAPHPGARSPPSTRAPASRSPARAPRLAADAPSPG from the coding sequence GTGGAGCGGCTCACCTACGACCGCGCCGCCCACGCGGTGACGTATCGCTCCGACAAGTCCGAGGGCCCGACGGCGGGCACCGAGACCGTGGACCCGCTGGAGTTCCTCGCGCGAGTGCTCGTGCACATTCCGGACAAGGGGCACGTCACGACGCGGTACTATGGCTGGTATGCGAACCGCCCCCGCGGCATGCGGCTGAAGGCGACGCCCGCCGCCGCCGGGCCGCCCGCGATCGCGCCCGCGCCTCGCCTCGCGCCGACCGAGGTGGCCCGCCGATGGGCGTTGCTCCTGCAGCAGATCTTCGAGGTCGACCCACTCGCGTGTCCCACCTGCCGCGGCGCGATGCGCGTCGTGGCGTTCATTACGCAGTCGTCGGTCATCGACCAGATCCTCACCCACCTCCGCACCCGCGCCGTGCCCGCGCCCCACCCCGGCGCCCGGAGCCCGCCATCGACGCGGGCCCCTGCGAGCCGGAGCCCCGCGCGCGCCCCGCGCCTGGCCGCCGACGCCCCGTCGCCCGGCTGA
- a CDS encoding transposase, with protein sequence MKGRRFTEEQITYALRQAEGGTPVVDVCRQLGVSEASFYLWKRKYGKLGMTEIREMRQLRDENARLKRLVAELTLDKHILGEVVRKKL encoded by the coding sequence ATGAAGGGCAGGCGGTTTACGGAAGAGCAGATCACCTACGCGCTGCGCCAGGCTGAGGGCGGGACGCCCGTGGTCGACGTGTGCCGGCAGCTGGGCGTGAGCGAGGCGAGCTTTTACCTGTGGAAGAGGAAGTACGGCAAGCTCGGCATGACGGAGATCCGCGAGATGCGTCAGCTGCGCGATGAGAACGCGAGGCTCAAGCGTCTGGTCGCCGAGCTCACGCTCGACAAGCATATCCTGGGAGAAGTCGTCCGAAAAAAGCTCTGA